The following proteins are co-located in the Billgrantia tianxiuensis genome:
- the nqrM gene encoding (Na+)-NQR maturation NqrM, which produces MTTFLVVLGFMLLIMAAMAIGVIMGRKPIAGSCGGLNKLGLKEGCDICGGKDEICEEENRKRKGAPVSARRSSDESRGADLGYDATKR; this is translated from the coding sequence ATGACTACTTTCCTCGTCGTGCTGGGCTTCATGCTGTTGATCATGGCGGCCATGGCCATTGGCGTGATCATGGGGCGCAAACCCATTGCCGGTTCCTGTGGGGGGCTCAACAAGCTCGGCCTCAAGGAAGGCTGCGATATCTGCGGTGGCAAGGATGAGATCTGCGAGGAGGAAAATCGCAAGCGCAAGGGGGCGCCGGTCAGCGCGCGGCGCAGCAGTGACGAGAGCCGTGGGGCGGACCTGGGCTACGACGCTACCAAGCGCTGA
- the nqrF gene encoding NADH:ubiquinone reductase (Na(+)-transporting) subunit F, with translation MVGTSVILLGVFMFTVVVIGLVLVILAARSKLVSTGDVTIEVNGDPEHTITTQAGGKLLNTLAANGIFLSSACGGGGSCAQCKCRVEEGGGAILPTEESHFTMREKKEGWRLSCQVPVKQDMKIEVPEEVFGVKKWECEVIGNPNVATFIKELNLKLPEGENVDFRAGGYVQLVAPPYDIKFSDFDIEEEYRGDWEKFDLFKISHKNTEEVIRAYSMANYPEEKGILKFNIRIATPPPGTNHPPGLMSTYVFSLKPGDKVTVMGPFGEFFAKDTDAEMVFVGGGAGMAPMRSHIFDQLKRLKSQRKISFWYGARSWRETFYNDEYDQLAEEFPNFEWHLALSDPLPEDNWTGPTGFIHNVLYENYLKDHPAPEDCEYYMCGPPMMNASVIKMLLDLGVEPENILLDDFGG, from the coding sequence ATGGTTGGAACATCAGTCATCTTGCTCGGTGTGTTCATGTTCACCGTGGTCGTCATCGGCCTCGTCCTGGTGATCCTGGCAGCCCGCAGCAAGCTCGTCAGCACCGGTGACGTGACCATTGAGGTCAACGGCGACCCGGAGCACACCATTACCACCCAGGCCGGAGGCAAGCTGCTCAACACGCTGGCAGCCAACGGCATCTTCCTCTCCTCCGCCTGTGGCGGCGGCGGCTCCTGCGCTCAGTGCAAGTGCCGCGTGGAAGAGGGCGGCGGGGCGATCCTGCCGACCGAAGAGTCCCACTTCACCATGCGCGAGAAGAAGGAGGGCTGGCGTCTCTCCTGCCAGGTGCCGGTGAAGCAGGACATGAAGATCGAGGTGCCCGAGGAGGTCTTCGGCGTCAAGAAGTGGGAGTGCGAGGTCATCGGCAATCCCAACGTCGCCACCTTCATCAAGGAACTCAACCTCAAGCTGCCCGAGGGCGAGAACGTCGACTTCCGCGCTGGCGGCTACGTTCAGCTGGTGGCGCCGCCTTACGATATCAAGTTCTCCGACTTCGATATCGAGGAAGAGTATCGCGGCGACTGGGAGAAATTCGATCTATTCAAGATCTCCCACAAGAACACCGAGGAAGTCATCCGCGCCTATTCGATGGCGAACTACCCGGAAGAGAAGGGCATCCTCAAGTTCAACATCCGCATCGCTACGCCGCCTCCCGGTACCAATCATCCGCCGGGTCTGATGTCGACCTACGTCTTCAGCCTGAAGCCGGGCGACAAGGTCACCGTAATGGGGCCCTTCGGCGAGTTCTTCGCCAAGGACACCGATGCCGAGATGGTCTTCGTCGGCGGTGGTGCGGGTATGGCACCGATGCGCAGCCATATCTTCGACCAGCTCAAGCGGCTCAAGAGTCAGCGCAAGATCTCGTTCTGGTACGGTGCGCGTTCTTGGCGCGAAACCTTCTACAACGACGAGTACGATCAGCTGGCCGAAGAGTTCCCCAATTTCGAGTGGCACCTGGCTCTCTCCGACCCGCTGCCCGAGGACAACTGGACCGGCCCTACCGGGTTCATCCACAACGTGCTGTACGAGAACTATCTCAAGGACCATCCGGCTCCCGAGGACTGCGAGTACTACATGTGTGGGCCGCCCATGATGAATGCATCCGTGATCAAGATGCTGCTCGATCTGGGGGTCGAACCCGAGAACATCCTGCTGGACGACTTTGGCGGATGA
- a CDS encoding NADH:ubiquinone reductase (Na(+)-transporting) subunit D → MSAVTPKGVLTTPIFNNNPIALQVLGICSALAVTTSMSVSLVMTMAVIFVTAFSNLFVSLIRHHIPSSIRIIVQMTIIASLVIVVDQVLKAFAYEMSKQLSVFVGLIITNCIVMGRAEGFAMQNSPGLSFLDGIGNGLGYGFILMTVGFFRELFGSGSVFGFTVLHPVQDGGWYVPNGLLLLPPSAFFIIGLIIWALRSTHPEQVEANEFKMKENTKPKEAV, encoded by the coding sequence ATGTCCGCTGTGACTCCCAAGGGCGTCCTGACGACCCCGATCTTCAATAACAACCCCATTGCCCTGCAGGTGCTCGGTATCTGCTCGGCGCTGGCGGTAACGACCAGCATGAGCGTGTCGCTGGTCATGACCATGGCCGTTATCTTCGTGACGGCCTTCTCCAACCTGTTCGTGTCGTTGATCCGGCATCACATTCCTTCGTCGATCCGTATCATCGTGCAGATGACGATCATCGCTTCGTTGGTGATCGTGGTGGATCAGGTGCTCAAGGCGTTCGCCTACGAGATGTCCAAGCAGCTCTCGGTGTTCGTCGGCCTGATCATCACCAACTGCATCGTGATGGGGCGCGCCGAAGGCTTCGCCATGCAGAACAGCCCGGGGCTGTCGTTCCTTGATGGCATCGGCAACGGTCTCGGCTACGGTTTCATTCTGATGACCGTGGGCTTCTTCCGTGAGCTGTTCGGTTCCGGCAGCGTGTTCGGTTTCACCGTGCTGCATCCGGTTCAGGACGGTGGCTGGTACGTGCCCAACGGCCTGCTGTTGTTGCCGCCCTCGGCGTTCTTCATCATCGGCCTGATCATCTGGGCACTGCGTTCCACGCATCCGGAGCAGGTCGAGGCGAATGAGTTCAAGATGAAGGAAAACACCAAGCCGAAGGAGGCCGTGTAA
- the nqrE gene encoding NADH:ubiquinone reductase (Na(+)-transporting) subunit E translates to MEHYISLFVASVFVENLALAFFLGMCTFLAVSKKVSAAFGLGIAVIVVLTISVPVNNVIYNALLAEGALTWTGIAGAENIDLSFLGLLSYIGVIAALVQILEMFLDKYVPVLYNALGVFLPLITVNCAILGGVLFMVERNYGFGESVVYGLGSGVGWALAITALAGIRERLKYSDVPGGLQGLGITFITVGLMSLGFMSFSGIQL, encoded by the coding sequence ATGGAGCACTATATCAGCCTGTTCGTCGCCTCGGTCTTCGTCGAGAACCTGGCCCTGGCGTTCTTCCTCGGCATGTGTACCTTCCTGGCGGTCTCCAAGAAGGTTTCGGCAGCCTTCGGTCTCGGCATTGCGGTCATCGTGGTGCTGACCATCTCCGTGCCGGTCAACAACGTGATCTACAACGCGCTGCTGGCTGAGGGTGCCCTGACCTGGACCGGTATCGCCGGTGCCGAGAACATCGACCTGTCATTCCTGGGTCTGCTTTCCTACATCGGCGTTATCGCCGCCCTGGTGCAGATCCTCGAGATGTTCCTCGACAAGTACGTGCCGGTACTCTACAACGCGCTGGGCGTGTTCCTGCCGCTGATCACCGTGAACTGCGCCATCCTCGGTGGCGTGCTGTTCATGGTCGAGCGCAATTACGGCTTCGGTGAGTCCGTGGTGTATGGCCTCGGCTCCGGCGTGGGCTGGGCGCTGGCCATTACCGCCCTGGCGGGCATCCGTGAGCGGCTCAAGTACAGCGACGTGCCGGGTGGCCTGCAGGGGCTGGGCATCACCTTCATCACCGTGGGTCTGATGTCGCTGGGCTTCATGTCCTTCTCGGGCATCCAGCTCTGA
- a CDS encoding Na(+)-translocating NADH-quinone reductase subunit C → MAQGNNTIKKILTVAFALCIVCSVIVSTAAVALRPMQQLNEELDRKTNILSVANLYEPGMDVEAAFREITPRVVDMRTGEYTDEFDPQTFDHFQAARDPATGRTLSGDRDIAGLTRVENFATVYLVGDPDDPEQIILPIRGQGLWGLMRGYMSVEGDGNTIVGITYYEHSETPGLGAEVNNPRWQAQWEGKQIFADAESVTPAIRVARGSAANEHQVDGLSGATLTSNGVTNMLQFWLSPEGFGEYLARFRAGVEPGEAQEADVELEAEA, encoded by the coding sequence ATGGCACAGGGCAATAACACCATCAAGAAGATCCTCACGGTGGCGTTCGCACTCTGTATCGTGTGTTCGGTCATCGTCTCCACCGCTGCGGTGGCGCTGCGTCCGATGCAGCAGCTCAACGAGGAACTCGACCGCAAGACCAACATCCTCAGCGTGGCCAACCTTTACGAGCCAGGCATGGATGTGGAGGCTGCCTTCCGCGAGATCACTCCGCGGGTGGTGGACATGCGCACCGGTGAGTACACCGATGAGTTCGATCCGCAGACCTTCGACCACTTCCAGGCCGCCCGCGATCCCGCCACCGGGCGCACGCTTTCGGGCGATCGCGACATTGCCGGCCTGACCCGTGTCGAGAACTTCGCCACCGTCTACCTGGTGGGCGATCCCGACGATCCCGAGCAGATCATCCTGCCCATTCGTGGTCAGGGCCTGTGGGGGTTGATGCGCGGCTACATGTCGGTCGAGGGCGATGGCAACACCATCGTCGGTATCACCTACTACGAGCACAGTGAAACGCCTGGGCTCGGTGCGGAGGTCAACAATCCGCGCTGGCAGGCCCAGTGGGAAGGCAAGCAGATCTTCGCCGATGCCGAAAGCGTGACACCGGCCATTCGCGTGGCACGGGGCAGCGCTGCCAACGAGCATCAGGTGGACGGCCTGTCGGGTGCTACCCTGACCTCCAATGGCGTCACCAACATGCTGCAGTTCTGGTTGAGCCCGGAGGGCTTTGGTGAGTACCTGGCGAGATTCCGCGCAGGCGTCGAACCGGGCGAGGCTCAGGAAGCCGACGTCGAACTCGAAGCTGAAGCTTAA